ATTACGATAAGAAATTACAAAGTGTAAAACCGTTAAAGACGGGGAGGGGTTGATATAAGTATGGGGACGGTCTCCACGAAAACGGACCGATTCAAACTCCTCCAAATCATAGCGCTCACCGTCAATTTCCAACGCAAGTACTCCAGACATCACCGTCACAAACTCAACCACACCCGCTTGGTGCGCCTCGGAGTGATATTCCTCCCCCGGTTGTAGATACCCTCGATAAAGCTCAATCAATCCATGAGAACCAAAAAGTGGTTCAACCACAAACACATCATTTACACTGTTTAATTTTAACCCTTCTTTTTTCCGGGCGATGGCGACATCAGACTCAACGGATAAAAGAGCGGTAATCGGAAGGGATAGGCCGTTTGCGATCTTCCAGATTACCGACAAAGTTGGGTTGGCTTCTCCATGCTCAATCTTGATAAGAGTTAACTTGCTAACACCAATTTGCTTGGCCAATGCTTCGATACTCAACCCCTGATTAACCCGAAATTTCCGCAGATTGGCGCCAATGCGTTTTCCCACATTTTTTTCTTCCAAAGGGTTTTCCATCTTCTCCCTCCTACTTGAAAGAATAAACGGCTGCTGATAAACTCAGCGAACAATTGCGATGGTCATTCGTCAGAGATAAAGGGGATGCTCTGCATGAAGGGTTTTTCTTTTTTCCAGATTGATGGCCGATTTTGCCGGGGCCTCGATTTCCGTCTTCTCTTTATTAAGGCTTGCCAGCAGCCTCTATTTCTCCCTCAATACTCCATACGATCATTGTTTTTTTATTTATAGTATATTATAATTAACCAAAATTAATTTATAGTATACCACAAGCGGATTACCTAGCAATTTTTGAAAGACTTTTGATACACCTTTGTTGAACATCAGTGAAGGAGTTGCGATATAGGTGGAGGATAAAAAGAAAACGATAAAAGCGGGTTTGATAGAAACATTACCAATCGCAATCGCAGTCGCAGCTTATGGTATATCTTACGGTGTCCTGGCAACGCAAGCACAATTTAGTTTGGCGGAAACCATCGCAATGTCGTTGTTCGTTTTTTCCGGATCGGTGCAGATGGTAACTGTCGCCATGTTGATGGGGGGAGCGACTCTTACCAGTATTCTTGTTACCTCCGCCTTATTAAATTTGCGCAATCTGTTATACGGCGCCGCTCTCGCCGAAGGTCTTCATTCATCCAGAAAACAAAGATGGTTATTATCTTTTGGTGTCACCGATGAATCGTTTGTGTTAGGGAGTCAACGGTTTAAAAAATACGGACCAGACCCGCTCTATTTTGCAGCTGTTGCTGGAACTCTCTATTTCGCTTGGGCCTTCTCTACGCTGATAGGGGCGTTAATCGGAAACCAAGTCGACCCACTCAAATGGGGATTAGACTTGGCGTTTCCGGTTACCTTTGTCGCTCTTCTCATCCCCAGCTTAAAAGATAAGCCCGTTATTGCAACGGCGCTCTCGGCTGTCGTTATCGCAATCGGACTGGAATCGTTGGCGCCGGGCAATGAATTTACGATTATCCTTACAGGAGTCTTATCACCGCTGGTGGGTCTGTATCTCAAGAGGAGGGGCAACGATGTTTCATAATTGGATCCTTATCGGACTATTAACCGTTATCACTTATCTATCCCGAATCATCGGTGTCGAGATCATGGCAGGGCGAAAAATGAGTCCAACTTTACGTTTATATTTTCAATATGTTCCCATTGCAATTATTACGGCACTGATTATCAAACAAATCTTCATCCCCACCGACGGACAACTGACGCTTTCCTTGCCGGTTCTCATCGGCTGCCTTTCCACAGCGATCATCATTCGGATCACCAACTGGTTTCTACCTTCCGTGGCCATTGGTGTAATGGCGGGGTTATTTACGCGGTATTTTTTTATTTAGCTTGATTGGAAAAATAGCAGATTTTGTACTCGATCAGATTTCTCCACACCATCGCAGATTGATCACACGGCCCCGCGACTTAACGGCTAACACGTGGGTCCTTCCTTGTTTTCGCTGGAAAACCAGATCCGCATCAAGGTGTAACCAATTCTGAAGCCAGGGTATCCGACTGTGCTTTCCCTTCTTGGATAAACGCTTTTGCATTAAAACTTCCCGTTTCAATGACTTTGATCTATCCCTCCAACTGCAAAAATGTCATAAATAAAAATCATGTATCCGATGAGTAAGATTCATTTTACTAATCTTAAATGGTTTTGTAAGCTAGTTAACAACGGAAAAAAGGGTGTGAGCGACGTGAAAAAGATACCGGTTTATCATGTAGATGCTTTTACCGATGTGCCTTTTGGAGGAAATCCGGCAGGGGTGGTACCGGAAGCGGACGGGTTGACGGAGGAGGAAATGAAAAACATCGCCAGAGAGCTTAACCTGTCTGAAACAGCCTTTCTCTTTTCTACCAACCGAACCGGGATCGACTTTCGTGTTCGTTATTTTACACCAACGGACGAAATTGACTTTTGTGGTCACGCGACAGTTGGCCTTGCATGGGTGTTGGCAACGTACGGATGGCAGGAAAAAGCTGAGGGAATCGTTTTAGAAACCAATATCGGCACTGTTCCAGTGGAATTTTCAAAAGAAGCCCAATCACTAACCGCTGTCACCATGACTCAGGTTCCACCCAAAATCAGGGATGTGGAAACCGAACCGGAGGAAATCGCTCGGTTGACTGGAATTTCAGCCGAAGCTTTGGATCGGCGTTATCCGATAAAATTGGCCTATAC
This sequence is a window from Desmospora activa DSM 45169. Protein-coding genes within it:
- a CDS encoding AzlD domain-containing protein, encoding MFHNWILIGLLTVITYLSRIIGVEIMAGRKMSPTLRLYFQYVPIAIITALIIKQIFIPTDGQLTLSLPVLIGCLSTAIIIRITNWFLPSVAIGVMAGLFTRYFFI
- a CDS encoding AzlC family ABC transporter permease, which codes for MEDKKKTIKAGLIETLPIAIAVAAYGISYGVLATQAQFSLAETIAMSLFVFSGSVQMVTVAMLMGGATLTSILVTSALLNLRNLLYGAALAEGLHSSRKQRWLLSFGVTDESFVLGSQRFKKYGPDPLYFAAVAGTLYFAWAFSTLIGALIGNQVDPLKWGLDLAFPVTFVALLIPSLKDKPVIATALSAVVIAIGLESLAPGNEFTIILTGVLSPLVGLYLKRRGNDVS
- a CDS encoding helix-turn-helix domain-containing protein, with the protein product MENPLEEKNVGKRIGANLRKFRVNQGLSIEALAKQIGVSKLTLIKIEHGEANPTLSVIWKIANGLSLPITALLSVESDVAIARKKEGLKLNSVNDVFVVEPLFGSHGLIELYRGYLQPGEEYHSEAHQAGVVEFVTVMSGVLALEIDGERYDLEEFESVRFRGDRPHTYINPSPSLTVLHFVISYRN
- a CDS encoding PhzF family phenazine biosynthesis protein, which encodes MKKIPVYHVDAFTDVPFGGNPAGVVPEADGLTEEEMKNIARELNLSETAFLFSTNRTGIDFRVRYFTPTDEIDFCGHATVGLAWVLATYGWQEKAEGIVLETNIGTVPVEFSKEAQSLTAVTMTQVPPKIRDVETEPEEIARLTGISAEALDRRYPIKLAYTGNWHLLVPVKSQREIDTARPQLEELAKLNRAQQASTTHLFTFDTEERGYDLYTRDFAPAVGIAEDPVTGAANGALAGYLLLQGILPLHQEHRLNIAQGHAIGRPGTLVITVAAGSKETEPVIQVGGSAVITIAGTLQLP